One Nostoc sp. UHCC 0302 DNA window includes the following coding sequences:
- the rpsB gene encoding 30S ribosomal protein S2: MPVVSLAQMMESGVHFGHQTRRWNPKMSPYIYTSRNGVHIIDLVQTAQLMEDAYSYMRTHAEQGKKFLFVGTKRQAAGIIAQEASRCGSHYINQRWLGGMLTNWATIKTRVDRLKDLERREETGALDLLPKKEASMLRREMTKLQKYLGGIKTMRKVPDIVVIVDQRREYNAVQECQKLGIPIVSMLDTNCDPDVVDIPIPANDDAIRSIKLIVGKLADAIYEGRHGQLDAEDDYEDYEGSEEDYDYEEGEYTNSVIPDEEEEEE, encoded by the coding sequence ATGCCAGTCGTTTCATTGGCTCAAATGATGGAGTCAGGGGTTCACTTTGGGCATCAAACCCGCCGTTGGAACCCAAAAATGTCTCCTTACATTTACACTTCTCGCAACGGTGTACATATCATTGACTTGGTGCAAACTGCCCAGTTGATGGAAGATGCTTACAGCTATATGAGAACCCACGCTGAGCAAGGCAAGAAATTTCTTTTTGTTGGCACAAAGCGGCAAGCAGCTGGAATTATTGCTCAAGAAGCCAGCCGTTGTGGTTCACACTACATTAACCAGCGCTGGTTAGGTGGAATGCTAACCAACTGGGCAACCATCAAAACACGGGTAGACCGCCTAAAAGATTTGGAACGCCGGGAAGAAACTGGCGCACTAGATTTATTGCCGAAAAAAGAAGCCTCAATGCTGCGTCGGGAAATGACGAAGCTTCAGAAATACTTAGGCGGCATTAAAACAATGCGGAAAGTCCCTGATATCGTTGTGATTGTAGACCAGCGGCGGGAGTATAACGCAGTTCAAGAATGTCAAAAATTGGGAATTCCCATTGTGTCCATGTTGGATACAAACTGCGACCCGGATGTAGTAGATATTCCCATCCCAGCAAATGACGACGCTATCAGATCGATTAAGTTGATAGTAGGAAAATTGGCAGATGCCATTTATGAAGGTCGTCACGGTCAATTGGATGCAGAAGACGACTACGAAGATTACGAAGGCTCTGAGGAAGACTACGATTACGAAGAAGGCGAGTACACCAACTCGGTAATTCCCGATGAGGAAGAGGAAGAAGAATAA
- a CDS encoding glycosyltransferase: protein MGGTVFFSVVIPTYNRQPILEKCLRALEVQKLSTPTSVINYEIVLVDDGSTDGTLEWLAAHKEKFPHVRWFQQDHAGPAMARNLGVEQALGDTIIFIDSDLVVLENFLQAHADALLQGNEKLGSDRFFTYGAVVNTCNFENPTTEPYKITDFSAAFFATGNVAIPKHWLRKAGLFDTRFQLYGWEDLELGVRLKQLGLQLIKCPAAVGYHWHPAFKLEQIPRLIDQEIQRGRMGVLFYQKHPTWEVRMMIQMTWLHRLLWGILSLNGTLNEKTMAPFLQWLINLGKPQLALEVARIFLNWYNVKGVYEAYAQKRELGAGR, encoded by the coding sequence GTGGGTGGGACTGTGTTTTTCAGCGTTGTGATACCGACTTATAATCGCCAGCCGATTTTGGAAAAATGTCTCCGTGCTTTGGAGGTGCAGAAGTTGAGTACGCCAACTTCAGTGATTAATTACGAAATTGTCTTAGTGGATGATGGTTCTACTGATGGCACACTGGAGTGGTTAGCAGCACACAAAGAAAAATTTCCCCATGTGCGATGGTTTCAGCAAGACCACGCGGGCCCGGCTATGGCTCGGAATTTAGGAGTAGAACAGGCGCTGGGAGACACGATTATATTTATTGATAGCGATTTAGTGGTGCTAGAAAATTTCCTGCAAGCTCATGCAGATGCACTATTACAAGGAAACGAGAAATTAGGAAGCGATCGCTTTTTTACATACGGTGCAGTTGTTAATACTTGTAATTTCGAAAATCCAACTACCGAACCGTATAAGATAACAGATTTTTCCGCAGCTTTTTTTGCTACAGGGAATGTAGCAATTCCCAAACATTGGCTACGAAAAGCTGGACTTTTTGACACTAGATTTCAACTTTATGGCTGGGAAGATTTAGAATTAGGCGTCAGACTTAAACAATTGGGTTTACAACTTATAAAATGTCCAGCAGCTGTAGGTTATCACTGGCATCCAGCATTTAAATTAGAGCAAATTCCACGTTTGATTGACCAAGAAATTCAACGCGGACGTATGGGAGTTTTGTTTTATCAAAAGCATCCTACATGGGAAGTACGAATGATGATTCAAATGACTTGGTTACATCGCTTACTTTGGGGAATTCTTTCTCTTAATGGCACACTTAACGAAAAGACAATGGCCCCATTTTTGCAATGGCTAATTAATTTAGGCAAACCTCAATTAGCTTTAGAAGTTGCCCGAATTTTCCTGAATTGGTATAACGTCAAGGGCGTTTATGAAGCCTATGCTCAAAAGAGAGAACTGGGGGCTGGGAGATAA
- a CDS encoding PhoX family phosphatase: MSTLSRRRLLIFFAGSASAAVLKDTILDGISNIAEAKKPSLSFTPVRLPHPLAAYQKWKSYLPTAIDQGQVRNASADVKLDSYKVIDDVVVPPEYQRYVIISWGDRVFPNNDDYFGYNNDYTGFVPLGRTSDVGYLWVNHEYVSFPFSVLAPATPSDIQEQKFPDAFEKVIGWALPSAKNLEVEGEFLYNQGGSIVRIDRRNASKRFVVVKGDSRNRRLHGLSGLAINSGRTDGYQSITSWGTRSHQIGDQNYLIGTGPAAIQVFNLSSDGLGNKIIGTAFNCSGGTTPWGTILSAEENFQDSVTETVNPDGTQTGYKDESIGKTFGLVGEKYGWIVEIDPVNLNFRPRKHTCLGRFRHENVAIRAEAGKKLIVYMGDDRRGGHTWKFVSTNTISSPTSKTNSSLWESGILYVARYNPDKTGKWIPLVLNTPTNPIPPTVISSVEFDALGSAQQDGLLPLPRRNGVAGETKDGGSFKANRTNEAKALPDYQNKKLSDFYPNQGAILSDAFLAANLAGGTPTARPEDLEVHPFTKEVFISYTDGAPGSDGYPDSRIFQVAKLTTDVNATQQSGGLYKIIEDSSDGTGLTFHWDRFVQGGEAGSVDGAGFANVDNQVFDSQGNVWGVTDMSTTTHNGFNVGAAATPTTIDHTAKGNVSNFTGVFGNNWLFYIPTSGPDAGHVIPFAQGPVRCELTGPTFVGDTLIISVQHPGEDCPINDGTILNRSIELLDLNGKTFNQTRTVPRGSSWPSNISTNDGGNNQSTGVPLPSVIGISRKKPIDRDHFI, encoded by the coding sequence ATGTCTACATTAAGCCGGAGACGACTATTAATATTTTTTGCAGGCAGTGCTAGTGCTGCTGTATTGAAAGACACCATCCTAGATGGTATTTCTAATATTGCAGAAGCAAAAAAACCTTCATTGAGCTTTACACCAGTACGTTTACCTCATCCCTTAGCTGCTTATCAAAAGTGGAAAAGTTATTTGCCAACAGCAATAGATCAGGGGCAAGTACGTAATGCATCAGCGGATGTTAAATTAGATAGCTACAAAGTAATTGATGATGTTGTAGTACCGCCAGAGTACCAACGTTATGTAATTATTAGTTGGGGCGATCGCGTCTTTCCTAACAACGATGATTATTTTGGCTACAACAACGATTACACAGGCTTTGTTCCCCTTGGTAGAACCTCAGATGTAGGCTATTTGTGGGTCAATCACGAATATGTTAGTTTCCCTTTTTCTGTATTAGCACCAGCAACTCCCTCTGATATACAGGAGCAAAAATTCCCTGATGCTTTTGAAAAGGTGATTGGTTGGGCTTTACCCTCAGCTAAAAATCTGGAAGTAGAAGGAGAATTTTTATATAACCAAGGCGGATCAATTGTGCGTATTGATCGCCGTAACGCTTCTAAACGTTTTGTTGTGGTCAAAGGTGATAGCAGAAATCGCCGCCTTCACGGTCTTTCAGGATTGGCAATTAATAGCGGTCGGACTGATGGCTATCAATCCATTACTTCATGGGGAACGCGCAGCCACCAAATAGGTGATCAAAACTATTTAATTGGTACTGGCCCAGCTGCAATTCAAGTGTTTAACCTCAGTTCTGATGGATTGGGTAACAAAATTATTGGCACTGCCTTCAACTGTTCTGGTGGTACAACTCCTTGGGGGACTATCTTATCTGCTGAAGAAAACTTCCAAGATAGTGTTACAGAAACAGTCAATCCTGATGGTACTCAAACAGGTTACAAGGACGAGTCTATTGGCAAGACTTTTGGTTTAGTTGGAGAAAAATACGGCTGGATTGTAGAAATTGACCCCGTAAATTTAAATTTCCGCCCGCGCAAACACACTTGCTTAGGTCGTTTCCGCCATGAGAACGTCGCCATCCGCGCTGAAGCAGGCAAGAAATTAATTGTTTACATGGGTGATGACAGACGTGGTGGACATACCTGGAAATTTGTCAGCACAAATACTATTTCCTCACCAACCAGTAAAACTAATAGCAGCTTGTGGGAAAGCGGTATTTTGTATGTTGCCCGTTATAACCCAGACAAAACGGGGAAATGGATACCTTTAGTTTTAAACACTCCCACCAATCCAATTCCGCCAACTGTAATTTCTTCTGTGGAATTTGACGCTTTGGGTTCGGCACAACAAGATGGTCTGTTACCACTACCGAGACGCAATGGCGTTGCAGGTGAAACTAAAGATGGTGGTAGCTTCAAAGCTAATCGCACTAACGAAGCGAAAGCACTGCCTGATTATCAAAATAAGAAGTTATCTGACTTCTATCCTAATCAAGGTGCTATTCTCAGCGATGCATTCTTAGCAGCAAACTTAGCTGGAGGAACTCCCACAGCACGTCCAGAAGATTTAGAAGTGCATCCTTTCACTAAAGAAGTATTTATTTCTTATACCGATGGTGCGCCAGGAAGCGACGGTTATCCAGATTCGCGAATTTTCCAGGTTGCGAAGTTAACTACGGATGTCAATGCTACACAGCAGTCTGGCGGACTCTACAAGATTATTGAAGATAGTTCTGATGGTACAGGTCTTACCTTCCATTGGGATAGATTTGTCCAAGGTGGGGAAGCCGGATCTGTTGATGGTGCTGGTTTTGCGAATGTAGATAACCAAGTGTTCGACAGTCAGGGTAACGTTTGGGGTGTCACAGATATGTCTACCACCACCCACAACGGTTTTAACGTTGGTGCTGCTGCTACCCCAACGACAATAGATCACACAGCTAAAGGTAATGTTTCCAATTTCACTGGAGTTTTTGGTAATAATTGGCTGTTTTACATTCCTACCAGCGGCCCCGATGCGGGACACGTAATCCCGTTTGCCCAAGGCCCAGTGCGTTGTGAGTTGACTGGCCCAACTTTTGTGGGAGATACGTTGATTATTTCGGTACAGCATCCTGGTGAAGATTGTCCAATCAACGATGGCACAATCCTCAACCGCAGCATAGAATTACTAGATTTGAATGGTAAGACATTTAATCAGACTCGGACTGTACCTCGTGGGAGTAGCTGGCCAAGTAATATCTCAACGAATGATGGCGGTAACAATCAATCTACAGGTGTTCCCCTTCCATCTGTAATTGGCATTAGTCGTAAAAAACCTATCGATCGCGATCATTTCATTTAA
- a CDS encoding PEP-CTERM sorting domain-containing protein: protein MMKLAINLGIATAATAISVVVATKPTQAAVVNYNFTVNAISGENPGQYYGSFEYDDSTLTGIGEETLGVSNGLSILFNYLDKPYRQTNDFDYGYGYPVASFQNGNLLGLSYLVEDEFLIAANSETARRGGNKFYSILSAELTSATEVGIVSYSKVPEPFTLGGTAIAGVIGLWMKRQKKVS from the coding sequence ATGATGAAATTAGCCATAAATCTTGGCATCGCTACTGCTGCAACTGCCATCTCTGTCGTTGTTGCTACTAAGCCAACACAAGCTGCTGTGGTTAATTACAATTTCACCGTGAATGCCATATCTGGTGAAAATCCTGGTCAGTATTACGGTTCTTTTGAGTATGACGACTCGACCTTAACCGGCATAGGTGAGGAGACTTTAGGAGTTAGCAATGGATTATCTATTTTGTTTAATTACTTAGATAAGCCTTATAGGCAGACAAATGACTTTGATTACGGCTATGGCTATCCTGTAGCCAGCTTTCAAAACGGCAACCTTTTGGGATTAAGCTATTTGGTTGAAGATGAGTTTTTAATAGCAGCTAATTCAGAGACTGCACGGAGAGGAGGAAACAAATTTTACAGCATTCTTAGTGCTGAGTTAACATCTGCAACAGAGGTAGGTATAGTAAGTTACTCTAAAGTTCCAGAACCCTTTACTTTGGGCGGTACAGCGATCGCAGGTGTTATAGGATTGTGGATGAAACGCCAGAAAAAAGTATCCTAG
- a CDS encoding argininosuccinate synthase, with the protein MGRAKKVVLAYSGGVDTSVCIPYLMHEWGVEEVITLAADLGQGDELDPIREKALKSGASESLVADVKDSFIHDYAFGAIQANALYENRYPLGTALARPLIAKILVEAAQKYGADAIAHGCTGKGNDQVRFDVSCAALNPNLKILAPAREWGMSREETIAYGEKFGIPAVVKKSSPYSIDKNLLGRSIEAGVLEDPAAEPPEEIYEMTKAIANTPNEPEYIEIGFNKGIPTTLNGTPKKPVELVEQLNQVVGNHGVGRIDMIENRLVGIKSREIYESPAMLVLIQAHRDLESLTLTADVTHYKRGVEETYSQIVYNGLWYSPLKAALDAFILKTQEQVSGTVRVKLFKGNATIVGRWSDNSLYSPDLATYGAEDQFDHKAAEGFIYVWGLPTRVWSQRLKS; encoded by the coding sequence ATGGGTCGCGCCAAAAAGGTTGTCCTGGCATATTCTGGCGGAGTGGACACATCAGTTTGCATTCCCTACCTGATGCATGAGTGGGGTGTAGAAGAGGTAATTACGTTAGCAGCAGATTTAGGCCAAGGAGATGAATTAGATCCAATCCGAGAAAAAGCTCTGAAATCGGGCGCAAGTGAATCTTTAGTGGCGGATGTCAAAGACAGTTTCATTCACGATTACGCCTTTGGAGCAATTCAAGCCAACGCTCTTTATGAAAATCGCTATCCTTTAGGAACTGCCCTTGCTCGCCCACTAATTGCCAAGATATTAGTAGAAGCAGCACAAAAATATGGTGCTGATGCGATCGCTCACGGTTGCACTGGCAAAGGTAACGATCAGGTTCGCTTTGATGTTTCCTGTGCTGCTCTTAATCCCAATCTCAAAATACTTGCACCAGCAAGAGAATGGGGGATGAGCCGTGAAGAAACTATCGCCTATGGCGAAAAGTTTGGCATCCCCGCAGTAGTAAAAAAATCTTCTCCCTACAGTATTGACAAGAACCTGCTCGGTCGTAGTATAGAAGCTGGTGTGCTGGAAGATCCCGCAGCTGAACCACCAGAAGAAATTTATGAGATGACTAAGGCGATCGCTAATACTCCCAACGAGCCAGAGTACATCGAAATTGGTTTTAATAAAGGTATTCCCACAACTCTCAACGGTACACCTAAAAAACCAGTTGAGCTAGTTGAACAACTCAATCAGGTGGTAGGAAACCACGGCGTCGGGCGGATTGACATGATAGAAAACCGCCTAGTGGGCATCAAATCGCGGGAAATCTATGAATCACCCGCTATGTTAGTGCTAATTCAAGCACATCGAGATTTAGAAAGCTTGACTTTAACAGCAGATGTTACTCATTATAAGCGCGGCGTTGAAGAGACTTACAGTCAAATCGTTTACAACGGTTTGTGGTACAGTCCACTCAAAGCCGCACTAGACGCCTTCATTCTCAAGACACAAGAGCAAGTATCTGGAACTGTGCGAGTGAAACTATTCAAAGGCAACGCCACAATAGTCGGGCGTTGGAGCGATAATTCTCTCTACAGTCCCGATTTAGCAACCTACGGAGCTGAAGACCAATTCGATCATAAAGCTGCTGAAGGTTTTATCTACGTTTGGGGACTACCAACTCGCGTTTGGTCGCAGCGACTTAAGAGTTAA
- a CDS encoding DedA family protein codes for MSLELISLENIQEIAQKYGYWAIFLGILLENLGIPLPGETVTLVGGFLAGSDELNFWLVIGDAIMGAVIGGTCGYWIGKASGWSFLVQVGKIFRISEVRLLNIKDQFSQNAAKAVFLGRFFALLRVFAAPLAGIAEMPFGKFFLYNLLGAVAWASLMVTLAFFAGKIISLEQLVTWVSQFAIAALLILVALIVVPLWWESRQVKEVSSEK; via the coding sequence ATGTCTTTAGAGCTGATTTCACTAGAAAACATCCAGGAAATTGCCCAGAAATATGGCTACTGGGCAATCTTTTTGGGAATTTTGCTAGAAAATTTAGGCATTCCCCTACCTGGTGAAACCGTGACCTTAGTAGGTGGGTTTCTGGCTGGCAGTGATGAACTGAATTTCTGGCTGGTTATCGGTGATGCAATTATGGGTGCAGTAATTGGCGGCACTTGTGGCTATTGGATTGGTAAAGCTAGCGGCTGGTCTTTCTTAGTACAAGTTGGCAAGATATTTCGGATTTCCGAAGTCCGACTGCTGAATATTAAAGATCAATTTAGTCAAAATGCTGCTAAAGCGGTATTTTTAGGGCGGTTTTTTGCATTGTTGCGAGTTTTTGCTGCGCCATTAGCTGGTATAGCCGAAATGCCCTTTGGAAAATTCTTTTTATACAACTTATTAGGGGCAGTTGCTTGGGCAAGTTTAATGGTGACATTAGCTTTCTTTGCAGGCAAGATTATCTCCCTAGAACAATTAGTTACTTGGGTGAGTCAATTTGCGATCGCAGCTTTATTGATACTAGTAGCCCTAATTGTTGTACCTCTGTGGTGGGAGTCTCGCCAAGTTAAAGAAGTTAGCAGTGAGAAGTAA
- a CDS encoding STAS domain-containing protein: MTLTQEIQVILFKPQGSIDLEGGTALSEQMAAIAPQPHQLWVIDLAGVDFMDSSGLVPLVTGLKEARQSGCRLVLCNVQARVRLILELTQLDSVFEIFDTYEDILSTVKNNSLVLAG, from the coding sequence ATGACTCTCACACAAGAAATTCAAGTGATTTTGTTTAAACCCCAAGGAAGCATAGATTTAGAAGGTGGTACAGCCTTAAGCGAACAGATGGCTGCTATAGCGCCTCAGCCTCATCAGCTTTGGGTAATTGACTTAGCCGGAGTCGATTTCATGGATAGTTCCGGCTTAGTTCCTTTAGTAACAGGATTGAAAGAGGCACGTCAGAGTGGTTGTAGATTGGTTCTTTGCAATGTTCAAGCCCGTGTAAGGTTGATTTTGGAACTGACTCAACTTGATTCAGTGTTTGAAATTTTTGACACTTACGAAGACATTCTCTCTACCGTTAAAAATAACAGCCTGGTGCTAGCAGGCTGA
- a CDS encoding Npun_F5560 family protein: protein MSQFDTSNIQALSTEVSQLRQELQLRDQLVQQLSQELFRLVKGNANFMPQRSEPELDLTQLQALREQLQAVEQQVAFYQEQITARDAEIYQLRQSVQELTDRSRMLEQVVQELPQIYRRKFEERMGPVREKVVTLQRENRQLQAELQSVSYRLALKNRNASHSGIDLPNFPRPASGPSSISTPQNA from the coding sequence GTGAGTCAATTTGATACATCCAACATCCAAGCTCTCTCTACGGAAGTATCGCAACTGCGCCAAGAGTTGCAACTTCGCGATCAATTAGTGCAACAGCTATCTCAAGAACTCTTCCGCCTGGTAAAGGGTAATGCCAATTTTATGCCCCAGCGGTCTGAGCCTGAACTTGATCTGACTCAGTTACAAGCCTTGCGAGAACAACTTCAAGCTGTAGAGCAGCAGGTGGCATTCTACCAAGAGCAAATTACGGCTCGTGATGCCGAAATTTACCAACTGCGGCAGTCAGTTCAAGAACTTACTGATCGCAGTCGGATGTTGGAGCAGGTAGTTCAAGAACTACCTCAAATTTACCGTCGTAAGTTTGAGGAGCGCATGGGCCCTGTGAGAGAAAAGGTAGTAACTTTACAACGGGAAAATCGCCAACTTCAAGCAGAACTGCAAAGTGTGAGTTACCGTTTAGCACTCAAAAACCGTAACGCCAGTCACAGCGGCATTGATTTGCCGAATTTTCCTCGCCCAGCATCCGGGCCAAGTAGCATTTCTACTCCCCAAAATGCCTAG
- the rpsF gene encoding 30S ribosomal protein S6 codes for MTTVYETMYILRPDLGDEQVEQAVTKYQNLLREQGAEDIQIQNRGKRRLAYEIKKHRDGIYIQLNYTAPATAIAPFERAMRLSEEVIRYLTIKQEVTEAKAAKEEAVSV; via the coding sequence ATGACCACAGTTTACGAAACAATGTACATCCTGCGTCCTGACTTAGGTGACGAACAGGTAGAGCAAGCAGTAACCAAATATCAAAACTTGCTCCGCGAACAAGGTGCAGAAGATATCCAAATTCAAAATCGTGGTAAGCGTCGTCTCGCTTATGAGATTAAAAAGCACCGGGATGGCATCTACATTCAGTTAAACTATACTGCGCCTGCAACTGCGATCGCTCCTTTTGAACGTGCTATGCGTTTAAGCGAAGAAGTAATTCGCTACCTAACTATTAAGCAGGAAGTTACAGAGGCAAAAGCCGCCAAGGAAGAGGCTGTAAGCGTCTAA
- a CDS encoding fumarylacetoacetate hydrolase family protein — translation MAQRYVRVQNQEGQIYYGLLQLSLNVQVLDAPPWMQGQATDLILTPENYQILAPCAPSKIVAVGRNYVNHAAELGNTVPSEPLIFLKPPTSIIPCETEIKYPPHSQRVDYEGELAIVIGDRTFDCTPEEAQTKIWGYTIANDVTARDLQKHDGQWTRAKGFDTFCPLGPWIVRELNPGARLQTFLNDEPNPVQSSCIDQMVFPPDLLVSYISQVMTLLPGDVVLTGTPEGVSALHVGDRVRVEIEGIGRLENTVSAR, via the coding sequence ATGGCGCAGCGCTATGTACGAGTTCAAAATCAAGAAGGACAGATTTACTACGGGTTACTACAACTATCTCTCAACGTGCAGGTGCTAGATGCTCCACCCTGGATGCAAGGGCAAGCTACTGATTTAATTTTGACACCAGAAAACTACCAAATTCTGGCTCCCTGCGCTCCCTCAAAAATTGTGGCGGTGGGAAGGAATTATGTAAATCATGCAGCTGAATTGGGAAACACTGTGCCTTCTGAGCCACTAATTTTTCTCAAACCGCCTACGTCTATCATCCCGTGTGAGACAGAAATTAAATATCCACCGCATTCGCAACGGGTAGACTACGAGGGAGAGTTAGCAATTGTAATTGGCGATCGCACTTTTGACTGTACTCCAGAGGAAGCCCAAACCAAAATTTGGGGTTATACCATCGCTAATGATGTGACAGCGCGGGATTTACAAAAACACGATGGTCAATGGACGCGAGCCAAAGGTTTTGATACATTTTGCCCATTAGGGCCTTGGATTGTGCGAGAACTCAATCCAGGAGCCAGATTGCAGACTTTTTTAAATGACGAGCCAAACCCAGTACAATCTAGCTGTATTGATCAAATGGTGTTTCCCCCGGATTTGCTGGTGTCTTATATCAGTCAGGTGATGACATTGCTACCGGGAGATGTAGTACTAACGGGTACACCGGAGGGTGTAAGCGCATTGCACGTGGGCGATCGCGTTCGTGTAGAAATTGAAGGTATTGGCCGTCTCGAAAACACTGTATCAGCCCGTTAA
- a CDS encoding Tic20 family protein: MSWRGSTTTVSDRIFACLPYLLPLIDSLVFGSFLLTQFPALRVLLVPLQPILIAYGSLGQIGQLIVFFALFMLVVRNEKINHFIRFNTMQAILLDIVIFLCSLLLRLMTPIPGAGFAVETVANTIFLGIVAAVGYSVVQSLLGRYAEIPAISDAVYMQVR, from the coding sequence ATGTCTTGGCGCGGGTCTACAACAACGGTTTCAGATCGGATTTTTGCTTGCTTACCCTATCTGTTGCCCTTAATTGATAGTCTAGTCTTTGGCAGCTTTTTGCTCACACAGTTTCCAGCACTGCGAGTACTGCTAGTACCGTTACAACCGATACTAATAGCGTACGGTAGCTTAGGACAAATTGGTCAACTAATTGTTTTCTTTGCCTTGTTTATGCTGGTGGTGAGAAACGAAAAAATTAATCACTTTATTCGTTTCAACACAATGCAGGCAATTCTTTTAGATATTGTTATATTTTTGTGTTCCCTACTGCTACGACTTATGACTCCAATTCCAGGTGCTGGTTTTGCAGTAGAAACAGTAGCAAACACTATTTTCCTTGGTATAGTGGCAGCAGTTGGATATTCCGTTGTCCAGTCACTGCTTGGGCGTTACGCAGAAATCCCAGCAATTTCTGATGCAGTTTATATGCAAGTGCGTTAG
- the glyA gene encoding serine hydroxymethyltransferase produces the protein MTRTNSDFLASSDPTIAELINQELRRQRDHLELIASENFTSPAVLAAQGSVLTNKYAEGLPGKRYYGGCEFIDKIEQQAINRAKSLFGAAHANVQPHSGAQANFAVFLTLLEPGDKIMGMDLSHGGHLTHGSPVNVSGKWFQVCHYGVSQQTEQLDYDQIRELALRERPKLLICGYSAYPRVIDFEKFRSIADEIGAYLLADIAHIAGLVASGLHPDPIPYCDVVTTTTHKTLRGPRGGLILTRDAELGKKLDKSVFPGSQGGPLEHVIAAKAVAFGEALKPEFKTYSAQVIDNARALADQLQNRGLKLVSNGTDNHLMLVDLQSIGLTGKQADQLVSGVNITANKNTVPFDPQSPFVTSGLRLGSPAMTTRGLGVAEFTEIGNIIADRLLSPDSEVVAQDCRQRVAALCDRFPLYPHQEIPVAALA, from the coding sequence GTGACTAGGACTAACTCAGACTTTCTCGCCTCCAGTGATCCGACTATTGCAGAGCTAATTAACCAAGAGCTAAGACGTCAACGCGATCATTTGGAGTTGATTGCTAGTGAAAACTTTACCTCCCCTGCCGTACTTGCGGCTCAAGGTTCTGTACTGACAAATAAATATGCGGAAGGATTGCCTGGTAAACGCTACTATGGCGGTTGTGAATTTATAGACAAAATAGAGCAGCAAGCAATCAACCGTGCTAAAAGCTTATTTGGTGCTGCTCATGCAAACGTACAGCCTCATTCTGGCGCACAGGCGAATTTTGCAGTGTTCCTAACCCTACTGGAACCAGGAGACAAAATTATGGGGATGGATTTGTCTCATGGAGGACATCTTACCCACGGTTCACCTGTAAACGTTTCGGGTAAATGGTTCCAAGTTTGCCACTATGGGGTTAGCCAACAAACAGAACAACTCGACTATGACCAAATTCGCGAGCTGGCGCTGAGGGAGCGTCCTAAGCTGTTGATTTGTGGTTATTCGGCTTACCCTCGTGTAATTGACTTTGAAAAGTTTCGCAGCATTGCTGATGAAATCGGTGCTTACTTACTGGCAGATATTGCCCATATTGCTGGTTTAGTTGCCAGTGGGCTTCACCCAGACCCCATTCCTTACTGTGATGTGGTGACAACAACTACCCATAAAACCTTACGTGGGCCAAGAGGTGGTTTAATTTTGACCCGCGATGCAGAATTGGGTAAAAAACTAGATAAATCTGTTTTCCCTGGTAGCCAGGGTGGCCCATTGGAACACGTTATTGCTGCTAAGGCAGTAGCTTTTGGAGAAGCCCTCAAGCCAGAGTTTAAAACCTATTCTGCCCAAGTAATTGATAATGCTCGTGCCTTGGCAGATCAACTGCAAAATCGGGGCTTAAAACTGGTATCAAATGGTACAGATAATCATTTAATGCTGGTTGACCTCCAGTCTATCGGTCTGACAGGTAAGCAAGCTGATCAGCTAGTGAGTGGCGTAAATATCACTGCTAACAAAAATACAGTTCCCTTTGATCCGCAGTCACCATTTGTGACCAGCGGACTCAGGTTAGGCTCTCCAGCAATGACCACAAGAGGGTTAGGAGTAGCAGAATTTACAGAGATTGGAAATATTATTGCCGATCGCCTGCTTTCCCCAGATTCAGAGGTAGTCGCCCAAGATTGTCGGCAAAGAGTCGCAGCATTGTGCGATCGCTTTCCTTTATATCCTCACCAGGAAATTCCTGTAGCAGCTTTAGCATAG